From Candidatus Manganitrophus morganii, the proteins below share one genomic window:
- a CDS encoding DUF4157 domain-containing protein yields MRTTVQNQTGLQKKTSSHPAGSDRTPSVPEDHLASLLLLQQRIGNQAALRLQTKLAVSAPGDSDEREADRIAEAVMRMPDEASGDLSGSKGERLQKKCAPCAGGAGPCPKCAAAEEKLSPKRERADPAGPSAAPPIVHAALRSAGRPLDPATRAFMEPRFGYDFGGVRVHTGAEAAASAHAVNAFAYTVGRDLVFGAGQYAPQTDRGQRLLAHELAHVVQQGSTGRPAIQRLSYTEDASSCTLTAHYTASLAFLSSSSHGWTPPREETFMTELKSAIETAFNANPYRITPSASSYSSLMGLWTSACPCHGTGFSPRVDLTPRRGGINSRSGDWNTTVFANPTGTYHRSSAGTTSDELGFLDEADVRSSGGQTPAVHEFGHSIGLEHPGRGIAGIARSSEAEYQYTGRDIHGRDVAGSDLMGEGMGLRQFYFNRWLQRLRSDYPDCNYNFV; encoded by the coding sequence GTGCGAACCACCGTACAAAATCAAACGGGACTTCAGAAGAAAACCTCTTCCCACCCGGCGGGGTCGGACAGAACCCCCTCCGTTCCCGAAGATCACCTCGCTTCTCTCCTCCTCCTGCAACAGAGGATCGGAAATCAGGCCGCCCTGCGGCTTCAGACGAAGCTCGCCGTCAGCGCTCCCGGCGACAGCGATGAACGGGAGGCCGACCGGATCGCCGAAGCGGTGATGCGGATGCCGGACGAAGCGTCCGGCGATCTCTCCGGTTCGAAGGGGGAGCGGCTGCAGAAAAAATGCGCCCCCTGCGCCGGCGGGGCGGGGCCCTGCCCGAAATGCGCGGCGGCGGAGGAAAAGCTCTCCCCGAAACGGGAGAGGGCCGATCCGGCCGGGCCTTCCGCCGCGCCGCCGATCGTCCATGCGGCGCTTCGCTCCGCGGGGCGGCCGCTCGATCCGGCGACACGGGCCTTCATGGAGCCGCGCTTCGGGTACGACTTCGGCGGCGTCCGGGTCCATACCGGCGCGGAAGCGGCGGCGTCGGCCCATGCGGTGAATGCCTTTGCCTATACGGTGGGAAGGGATCTGGTCTTCGGGGCGGGCCAATATGCGCCGCAGACCGACCGGGGGCAAAGGCTTTTGGCGCATGAGCTGGCGCATGTGGTCCAGCAGGGGAGCACCGGCCGCCCGGCGATCCAGCGCCTGAGCTACACGGAGGATGCGTCGAGTTGCACCCTCACCGCCCACTACACCGCCTCGCTCGCCTTCTTGTCCTCATCGAGCCACGGGTGGACGCCGCCGCGTGAAGAGACCTTCATGACGGAGCTCAAGAGCGCGATCGAAACGGCGTTCAACGCGAACCCCTACCGTATCACCCCCTCCGCGAGCAGCTACAGCAGCCTGATGGGGTTGTGGACCTCCGCTTGCCCCTGTCACGGCACCGGGTTTTCGCCGCGCGTCGACCTCACGCCGCGGCGCGGGGGGATCAATTCGCGCTCCGGCGACTGGAATACGACCGTGTTCGCGAACCCGACCGGCACCTACCATCGGTCGAGCGCGGGGACCACGTCCGACGAGCTCGGCTTCCTCGACGAGGCCGACGTCCGATCGTCCGGCGGCCAGACGCCGGCCGTGCACGAGTTCGGGCATTCGATCGGTCTGGAGCACCCGGGGCGGGGGATCGCCGGGATCGCGCGAAGCTCGGAGGCCGAGTATCAATACACCGGGCGCGACATCCACGGCCGCGATGTGGCCGGAAGCGACCTGATGGGGGAAGGGATGGGGCTGCGCCAGTTCTATTTCAACCGCTGGCTCCAGCGCCTCCGGAGCGACTACCCCGATTGCAATTACAATTTCGTTTGA
- a CDS encoding SRPBCC family protein codes for MSSKNKNHAKQKPAAVSRSGSSYMAGISVNNIEQIAAAAGGGALLFYYLRKVSLADALLVGAAGALIYRGVTNRPFNIKAAIGTERLTEEIQSLTERAKGWAQGWADEFKGKIERFRGQSGPIQVEKRIVIAKSPEELYAFWRNFENLPNIMSHLESVTGTRGKRSHWVAKGPAGVPIEWDAEIVEDKKNEMISWRALADADVPNEGTVYFEKAGDGQTELRVSMEYTLPGGEIGEALAEFFGEDPARKIEDDLNNFKEAVEGGEIMLGADKSYKSREDGN; via the coding sequence ATGTCGTCTAAAAACAAAAATCACGCGAAACAAAAGCCGGCGGCTGTTTCCCGGAGCGGGTCGTCGTATATGGCAGGAATCTCCGTCAACAATATCGAGCAGATTGCAGCCGCGGCCGGCGGGGGGGCGCTGCTCTTCTATTACCTTCGAAAGGTGAGCTTGGCCGATGCCCTGCTGGTCGGCGCTGCGGGAGCTTTGATTTATCGGGGGGTCACGAATCGCCCGTTCAATATCAAGGCCGCCATCGGGACCGAGCGCCTGACCGAAGAAATTCAGAGCCTGACGGAGCGGGCCAAGGGATGGGCCCAAGGATGGGCCGACGAGTTCAAAGGGAAAATCGAGCGGTTCAGAGGCCAAAGCGGGCCGATTCAGGTGGAAAAAAGGATCGTTATTGCCAAATCACCCGAAGAACTTTATGCATTCTGGCGCAATTTTGAAAACCTTCCGAACATCATGAGCCACTTGGAATCGGTCACCGGTACCCGCGGCAAACGATCGCACTGGGTGGCAAAAGGCCCGGCCGGCGTTCCGATCGAATGGGATGCCGAAATTGTGGAAGATAAAAAGAATGAGATGATCTCCTGGCGCGCGTTGGCCGATGCCGATGTGCCGAACGAAGGGACGGTTTATTTTGAAAAGGCCGGCGATGGACAGACGGAGCTTCGGGTGTCGATGGAATACACCCTTCCGGGCGGGGAGATCGGCGAGGCGCTCGCGGAATTCTTCGGCGAAGATCCGGCCCGGAAGATCGAAGACGATCTGAACAACTTTAAAGAGGCGGTGGAGGGAGGCGAGATCATGCTGGGCGCCGACAAGTCGTATAAGTCTCGCGAGGATGGGAATTAA
- a CDS encoding CBS domain-containing protein, whose translation MRRVEFMLGGEDFKKMTAAHFMESDVYYYSQNAPATELINAMTRGGFGSLPIVAPGKVLVGIVSEYDLLNAIMAGRDLKTLTAGEIMTADPVTVSEETPAQDILAILQAKHFIRVPVVDENRILVGVVARRDILLGFKKSIEKAPQMAFNLL comes from the coding sequence ATGAGACGTGTCGAATTTATGCTCGGTGGCGAGGATTTTAAAAAAATGACCGCGGCCCACTTTATGGAGTCCGATGTTTATTACTACTCCCAAAACGCGCCCGCGACCGAGTTGATCAACGCCATGACGCGGGGCGGATTCGGAAGCTTACCGATCGTGGCGCCCGGCAAAGTGCTCGTCGGCATTGTCAGCGAGTACGATTTATTAAATGCGATCATGGCCGGCAGAGATCTTAAAACACTCACAGCCGGGGAGATCATGACGGCCGATCCGGTCACCGTAAGCGAGGAAACCCCGGCGCAAGACATCCTGGCGATCCTCCAGGCGAAGCACTTTATTCGGGTGCCGGTCGTTGATGAGAACAGGATTCTGGTCGGCGTTGTCGCCCGACGGGATATTCTTCTCGGATTTAAGAAGTCGATCGAAAAGGCCCCCCAGATGGCATTCAATCTGTTGTAA
- a CDS encoding ATP-binding protein, protein MQSETKSADPFGRAAHLCGWIACAIGGVALIGWMIRFHLLASIRLEYIPMAPNTALAFVMLGSALLLQVHRPDSPWGRKLGRGGSGFVLVLAALTLGQHLFDFQIDIDQWLVSSSEKFGAVLIGRMSPVTAANFLLAGLSLFFLWSASPERPRRRGLAAFLATGVLSVGFVVSLGYLYRTPLLYGGTVIPVALTTAIAFLILGIGIISVCGPESWPLRSWIGESTQARLMRVFLPFTAGVILIGGWLNTLSFRRFTNPAMMAALLALFSVLVMSAIVSQLSRIIGGAIDRANEERKAAEAEVRALNLSLERRVEERTGQLGAANKELEAFSYSVSHDLRAPLRHISGFVEMLREHRGAQFDEKGRRYIDTIMKSAKKMERLIDDLLDFSRTAKIEMRIRPVSIDSTVREVIQELQPDVEGRQIAWTIGHLPEVRGDAALLRQVWANLIGNAVKYTQTRARAEIDIGLLSEGEENIFFVRDNGAGFDPKYAGKLFGVFQRLHSADEFEGTGIGLANVRRIVHRHGGRTWAEGEVDQGAVFYFSLPKNLFDESRETSLRVELHS, encoded by the coding sequence ATGCAATCGGAAACAAAGTCAGCCGATCCGTTCGGCCGGGCGGCGCATCTGTGCGGATGGATCGCCTGCGCCATCGGCGGCGTCGCCCTGATCGGCTGGATGATCCGCTTCCACCTGCTCGCCAGCATCCGGCTGGAGTATATTCCGATGGCGCCCAACACCGCCCTCGCTTTTGTGATGCTCGGGAGCGCGTTGCTCCTCCAGGTTCACCGGCCCGACTCCCCCTGGGGACGAAAACTGGGAAGGGGAGGGAGCGGTTTTGTTTTGGTCCTGGCCGCTCTCACCCTCGGCCAGCACCTCTTCGATTTCCAAATCGACATCGATCAGTGGCTGGTGAGCAGCTCCGAGAAATTCGGGGCGGTCCTCATCGGCCGGATGTCTCCGGTGACGGCGGCGAATTTCCTCCTCGCCGGTCTTTCGCTCTTCTTCCTCTGGTCGGCGTCCCCGGAACGGCCGCGGCGGCGCGGCCTCGCGGCTTTCCTGGCAACGGGGGTGTTGTCGGTCGGATTCGTCGTGAGCTTGGGTTATCTGTATCGAACCCCGCTGCTGTACGGCGGCACCGTCATCCCGGTGGCGCTGACGACGGCGATCGCCTTTCTGATCCTCGGCATCGGGATTATCTCGGTCTGCGGTCCCGAGAGCTGGCCGCTTCGTTCCTGGATCGGCGAATCGACGCAGGCGCGCTTGATGCGGGTGTTCCTCCCTTTTACGGCCGGGGTCATCCTGATCGGCGGCTGGCTCAATACGCTCAGCTTCCGGCGATTCACGAACCCGGCGATGATGGCCGCGCTGCTCGCGCTGTTCTCGGTTTTGGTGATGAGCGCGATCGTCTCGCAGCTCTCCCGGATCATCGGGGGGGCGATCGACCGGGCGAATGAGGAGCGCAAGGCGGCGGAAGCGGAGGTCCGGGCGTTGAATCTCAGTCTGGAGCGGCGCGTTGAGGAGCGAACTGGGCAGCTGGGAGCGGCGAACAAGGAATTGGAGGCGTTCAGCTACTCCGTCTCGCACGACCTGCGGGCGCCGCTGCGCCACATCAGCGGCTTCGTCGAAATGCTGAGAGAACATCGCGGGGCGCAGTTCGACGAAAAGGGACGTCGCTATATCGACACAATCATGAAGTCAGCCAAAAAAATGGAAAGGTTAATCGATGATCTGCTCGACTTCTCGCGGACGGCAAAGATCGAGATGCGCATTCGGCCGGTCAGCATCGATTCCACCGTCCGGGAGGTGATCCAAGAATTGCAGCCGGATGTCGAGGGGCGGCAGATCGCTTGGACGATCGGGCATCTTCCCGAAGTGAGAGGGGACGCCGCGCTGCTGCGGCAGGTCTGGGCCAACCTGATCGGCAACGCGGTGAAGTACACCCAAACCCGCGCGCGCGCCGAAATTGATATCGGCCTTCTCTCGGAGGGGGAAGAGAACATCTTCTTTGTTCGGGACAACGGCGCCGGTTTTGACCCGAAATACGCCGGCAAGCTCTTTGGCGTTTTCCAGCGGCTGCACAGCGCGGACGAGTTCGAGGGGACCGGCATCGGGCTGGCGAACGTCCGCCGAATCGTCCACCGCCATGGCGGCCGGACCTGGGCCGAGGGAGAGGTCGATCAAGGGGCCGTTTTTTATTTTTCGTTGCCGAAGAATTTGTTTGATGAATCGAGAGAAACGAGCCTGCGCGTGGAATTGCACTCCTAA
- a CDS encoding response regulator translates to MDDKPNNLILLEAILDSPEYRLVKASSGREALKHLLNEDFTLILLDVMMPELDGFETAEIIRQRPQSRNTPIMFITAMDPDEEAMLKADSVGAVDYFFKPFDSDLLRAKVSLFVDLYKKNRLLRRN, encoded by the coding sequence GTGGATGACAAACCCAATAATCTTATCTTATTGGAAGCGATTCTGGATTCCCCCGAGTATCGTTTGGTGAAGGCGTCTTCCGGAAGGGAGGCGTTAAAACATCTCCTTAACGAGGATTTCACCCTCATTCTGCTCGATGTCATGATGCCGGAGCTGGATGGATTTGAGACGGCGGAGATCATTCGGCAACGCCCCCAATCCAGGAACACTCCAATTATGTTTATCACCGCGATGGACCCGGATGAAGAAGCGATGCTCAAGGCCGACTCGGTGGGGGCGGTCGATTATTTCTTCAAACCTTTTGATTCCGATCTATTACGGGCGAAAGTGTCTCTCTTCGTCGATTTGTACAAAAAGAATCGGCTGCTCCGGCGCAATTGA
- a CDS encoding MATE family efflux transporter, whose translation MIDRVWRFLAKFFLLSPGGSVTAPSSRPALSAGVWATLREAVRGSRQDFTEVPIRRAVVLLAVPMVLEMSMESLFAIVDIFWVSKLGAEAVATVGLTEAMLSVVYAVAMGLSAGATATVARRFGEKDREGAALAAVQAIWAGVVISAVIGGAGIWLAPQLLSAMGASPAVVSRGSGYTAMMLGGSVTIVLLFLVNAIFRGAGDAAAAMRSLWLANVINIVLDPFFIFGWGPFPEMGVAGAAVATTIGRGVGVLYQLANLSRSEAALSIGRRHLRFDVSVTVRLLRISAFGILQTLVESASWLGLVRILSGFGSAALAGYTIAIRVAIFALLPSFGFANAAATLVGQNLGAGRPERAERSVWIAAFYNFVFLGSVSVVFVLLPGPIVHFFTVDPAVVPFAVDCLRIVALGFLFYAYGFVFAQAFNGAGDTTTPTFLNFFCFWLFKIPAAYLLAVTAGMGPRGVFIAVTAAYSTLAVAGGFLFRRGGWKGRRV comes from the coding sequence ATGATCGATCGTGTATGGCGTTTCTTGGCAAAATTTTTTCTGCTTTCTCCCGGCGGTTCGGTGACGGCCCCTTCGTCCCGGCCCGCGCTATCCGCCGGTGTCTGGGCGACCCTTCGCGAAGCGGTCCGCGGGAGCCGGCAGGACTTTACCGAGGTGCCGATCCGGCGGGCGGTTGTCCTCCTGGCGGTGCCGATGGTGCTCGAGATGTCGATGGAGTCGCTTTTCGCGATCGTCGACATCTTCTGGGTCTCCAAGCTCGGCGCGGAAGCGGTGGCGACGGTCGGTCTGACCGAGGCGATGCTCTCCGTCGTCTACGCGGTGGCGATGGGGCTGTCGGCGGGGGCGACCGCGACAGTGGCGCGCCGGTTTGGCGAGAAAGATCGGGAAGGGGCTGCCCTTGCCGCCGTTCAGGCGATCTGGGCCGGGGTGGTGATTTCGGCCGTCATCGGGGGGGCCGGCATTTGGCTTGCGCCTCAGCTCCTTTCCGCGATGGGGGCTTCCCCCGCTGTGGTGAGCCGCGGATCGGGCTACACGGCGATGATGCTCGGCGGGAGTGTCACCATCGTTCTCCTTTTTCTTGTGAATGCGATCTTCCGCGGGGCAGGCGACGCCGCGGCGGCGATGCGGTCGCTCTGGCTGGCGAATGTGATCAACATCGTCCTCGATCCCTTCTTCATCTTCGGGTGGGGGCCGTTTCCGGAGATGGGGGTCGCGGGGGCGGCGGTCGCCACGACGATCGGCCGCGGAGTCGGTGTGCTCTATCAGCTGGCGAACCTGTCCCGCTCCGAGGCGGCGTTGTCGATCGGAAGACGGCACCTCCGCTTCGACGTTTCAGTGACCGTTCGATTGCTGCGCATCTCGGCCTTCGGCATCTTGCAGACCTTGGTCGAGAGCGCAAGCTGGCTCGGCCTGGTGCGAATTTTGTCCGGCTTCGGAAGCGCGGCGCTGGCAGGCTACACGATCGCAATCCGTGTCGCCATCTTCGCGCTCCTTCCCTCGTTCGGTTTTGCCAACGCGGCGGCCACCCTGGTGGGGCAGAACCTGGGGGCGGGCCGGCCGGAGCGCGCGGAACGATCGGTCTGGATCGCCGCTTTCTACAACTTCGTCTTCTTGGGATCGGTCAGCGTCGTCTTTGTCCTTTTGCCGGGGCCGATCGTTCATTTCTTCACCGTCGATCCGGCGGTCGTCCCGTTTGCCGTCGACTGTCTTCGGATCGTGGCGCTCGGATTTCTCTTTTACGCTTATGGTTTTGTCTTCGCCCAAGCGTTCAACGGCGCGGGCGACACGACCACCCCGACGTTCCTCAACTTTTTTTGCTTTTGGCTGTTCAAGATCCCGGCGGCTTACCTGCTGGCGGTGACGGCGGGGATGGGTCCGCGCGGCGTCTTCATCGCCGTGACCGCCGCTTACTCCACCCTGGCGGTGGCGGGGGGATTCCTTTTTCGCAGGGGGGGATGGAAGGGCCGGAGAGTGTGA
- a CDS encoding DUF4157 domain-containing protein — MRTAVQTQTPLQKKISSQPTRPDKTPSVPDHPAPSLLRLQRTIGNQAVQRLQAKLTVSTPGDIHEQEADRVAEQVMRMPDAEVAGLSGSGGEKLQKKCAPCAGGGGSCPKCAAEEKLSMKRGTADPAAPATVPPMVQETLRSGGQPLDAATRVFMEPRFGQDFSRVRVHADLKAAESSRSINALAYTVGRDVVFGAGSYSPQTTSGRQLLAHELAHVVQQGFSNRQVQRQVAAPERESGASPAGEEKCYPCQVANGLGVCCYAANAPMIPECFEMATKIIDDCGGGEACLRKAKCAQCKCIARVAGEEYCSCSGII, encoded by the coding sequence GTGCGAACCGCTGTACAAACCCAGACGCCCCTTCAGAAGAAAATCTCCTCCCAGCCGACCCGACCGGATAAAACACCCTCCGTGCCGGATCATCCCGCCCCTTCTCTTCTCCGCCTTCAGCGCACCATCGGAAACCAAGCGGTGCAGCGGCTCCAGGCCAAGCTCACCGTCAGCACGCCCGGAGACATCCATGAACAGGAGGCCGACCGCGTCGCCGAGCAGGTGATGCGGATGCCGGATGCTGAAGTCGCCGGTCTTTCCGGCTCGGGAGGGGAGAAGCTGCAGAAGAAATGTGCCCCTTGTGCCGGTGGCGGCGGGTCTTGCCCCAAGTGCGCCGCGGAGGAAAAGCTTTCGATGAAGCGCGGGACCGCCGATCCCGCCGCCCCCGCGACGGTGCCGCCGATGGTACAGGAGACCCTTCGCTCCGGGGGACAGCCGCTCGATGCCGCCACGCGGGTCTTCATGGAGCCCCGCTTCGGACAGGATTTCAGCCGCGTGCGGGTCCATGCCGATCTGAAAGCCGCCGAATCGTCGCGATCGATCAATGCCCTGGCGTATACCGTTGGGCGGGATGTGGTGTTCGGAGCCGGGTCTTATTCGCCGCAAACCACATCCGGCCGGCAGCTCTTGGCGCACGAGCTGGCCCATGTGGTGCAGCAAGGGTTTTCAAACCGGCAGGTTCAGCGGCAGGTCGCCGCGCCGGAGAGGGAAAGCGGCGCCTCGCCGGCGGGGGAGGAAAAGTGCTATCCGTGCCAGGTCGCAAATGGGCTTGGCGTCTGCTGCTACGCGGCCAATGCCCCGATGATTCCCGAGTGCTTCGAGATGGCCACCAAAATTATCGATGACTGCGGCGGAGGGGAGGCCTGTCTGCGGAAAGCCAAGTGCGCCCAATGTAAGTGCATCGCGCGGGTGGCAGGGGAAGAGTATTGTAGTTGCTCCGGGATCATCTGA
- the trxC gene encoding thioredoxin TrxC, which produces MSASLRVVCPHCNATNRVPPERLGQGPKCGQCHQPLFTGRPVELNEAAFARQIASNDIPVVVDFWAPWCGPCLMMAPEFEKAAKTLEPHVRFAKVNTEEEQGLAARFNMMSIPTMALFRGGREVARQSGAMNAAAIVKWVQTHAGGQSSAA; this is translated from the coding sequence ATGAGCGCCTCCCTTCGCGTCGTCTGCCCCCACTGCAACGCCACCAACCGCGTTCCGCCGGAGCGTCTCGGACAGGGGCCGAAATGCGGCCAATGCCATCAACCCCTCTTTACCGGCCGTCCGGTGGAACTGAACGAAGCCGCCTTCGCCCGCCAGATCGCAAGCAACGACATCCCGGTGGTCGTCGACTTTTGGGCCCCCTGGTGCGGGCCCTGTCTGATGATGGCCCCCGAATTCGAAAAGGCGGCCAAGACCCTTGAGCCCCATGTACGCTTCGCGAAGGTGAATACGGAAGAAGAGCAAGGCCTCGCGGCGCGCTTCAACATGATGAGCATTCCGACCATGGCGCTCTTTCGCGGCGGGCGGGAGGTGGCCCGCCAATCCGGCGCGATGAACGCGGCAGCGATTGTGAAGTGGGTGCAAACCCACGCCGGGGGTCAAAGTTCGGCTGCCTGA
- a CDS encoding DUF488 family protein, whose product MLKTKSIHSPLDPKRDGLRILVARFRGRGIKKDRYDVWMANLGPSEPLLRGFLNEEIDWKTYTRRYKAEMFQRGGADRQNRVIRNHGQKFTLRLIKKLAETQPVTLLCHCAEEEKQCHRHLLKEIILSMKV is encoded by the coding sequence ATGTTGAAGACGAAATCAATCCATTCCCCCCTCGATCCGAAAAGAGACGGCTTGCGCATCCTGGTGGCCCGCTTTCGGGGTCGCGGGATAAAGAAAGATCGCTACGACGTCTGGATGGCGAATTTGGGACCGAGCGAACCGCTGCTGAGAGGTTTTCTGAACGAGGAGATCGATTGGAAAACCTATACGCGCCGATATAAGGCGGAGATGTTTCAGCGCGGCGGGGCCGATCGGCAGAACAGGGTCATCCGAAACCACGGGCAGAAGTTTACATTGAGACTGATCAAGAAATTGGCGGAGACCCAGCCGGTGACATTGCTCTGCCATTGCGCGGAAGAAGAAAAACAGTGCCATCGCCATCTGCTCAAAGAGATTATTTTGAGCATGAAGGTTTGA
- a CDS encoding SET domain-containing protein-lysine N-methyltransferase: MLVEPNEIVTEKITRQRTRPWFEIRSSQIQGSGAFALRPIPNGTRIIEYTGERITHAQADARYNDFEMERHHTYLFAVDEQTVIDATHEGNDARFINHSCDPNCESVVEEGRVFIDAIRDIAAGEELFFDYAYERDGEEDPDAEKRYACRCGTPHCRKTILAPPEEETESDDQQEG; encoded by the coding sequence ATGCTGGTCGAACCGAATGAGATTGTCACCGAAAAAATAACGCGTCAACGGACCCGGCCCTGGTTCGAGATCCGCTCCTCTCAAATCCAGGGGTCCGGCGCCTTCGCCCTCCGGCCGATTCCAAACGGAACGCGGATCATCGAATATACCGGAGAGCGGATCACCCACGCGCAAGCGGACGCCCGCTACAACGACTTCGAGATGGAGCGGCACCATACCTATCTCTTCGCCGTCGACGAGCAGACCGTGATCGACGCCACCCACGAGGGGAACGACGCCCGGTTCATCAACCACTCCTGCGACCCCAACTGCGAATCGGTCGTCGAGGAGGGGCGGGTCTTCATCGACGCGATCCGCGACATCGCCGCGGGGGAAGAGCTCTTCTTCGATTACGCCTACGAAAGAGACGGAGAAGAAGATCCGGACGCCGAGAAACGCTACGCCTGCCGATGCGGCACCCCCCACTGCCGCAAAACAATTTTGGCCCCGCCCGAGGAAGAAACCGAATCGGACGATCAACAAGAAGGGTGA
- a CDS encoding EAL domain-containing protein — translation MALPIQIHTLIVEDSEEDTELLLRELQKGGYDPIHERVETRESLQAALDNRRWDIIFSDYTMPQFKGTEALALLRERGNDTPFLFVSGTIGEDRAVAAMKAGADDYIIKGNLKRLIPAVNRELREAEVRRERKKAEEALQESNQTLEAVVQSSPLAIIVIDPTGNVQMWNPAAEQILGWSAREVLGHPIPIRPEETKKETRNRGAEREVKRFVNLERRYKRKDGVLIDTSISTSLLCNNNGEISGVMWIIADITERKRAEATIKQMAYYDTLTALPNRTLLHDRLQQAIPAAADENKSVGLLLLDLDRFREINDTLGHPRGDALLQQIGPRLHAVLQPSDTIARLGGDEFAVMLPRIDSEQAALAAGRLLKALEKPFLIEGIPIVIEASIGIALSPEHGENPDSLIQHADIAMYVAKENKKGVALYSSKVDKHSPRRLALLGELRDAIENNHLFLVYQPKIHLWTRRVIGVEALVRWQHPQYGVIPPDQFITIAEHSGLIQPLTLWVVKTALDQCKIWQREGKAPNVAVNLSARNLEDPELPDQIARLLEASGVGSASLNLEITESALMVNPAQAMETLTRLNNMEIQLSIDDFGTGYSSLGYLKKLPVHQIKIDKSFVKEMATDEEDAIIVRSTIELTHNLGLKVVAEGVESEEVLEKLAALDCDAAQGYHISRPLPPSELNAWFTETAPAKGWNL, via the coding sequence ATGGCCTTACCGATTCAGATTCATACCCTCATCGTCGAAGACTCCGAAGAAGATACCGAGCTGCTGTTGCGGGAACTTCAGAAAGGGGGGTATGACCCGATCCATGAACGGGTTGAAACGCGGGAATCGCTGCAAGCGGCGCTCGACAACCGTCGGTGGGACATTATCTTCTCCGATTATACGATGCCCCAATTTAAAGGAACGGAGGCGCTGGCCCTCTTGAGAGAGCGCGGGAACGACACCCCCTTTCTTTTCGTGTCGGGGACGATCGGGGAAGACCGGGCCGTGGCGGCGATGAAGGCGGGTGCCGATGACTACATCATCAAAGGGAATTTAAAACGGCTGATTCCCGCCGTAAACCGGGAGCTGCGTGAAGCCGAGGTGCGGCGGGAGCGGAAGAAAGCGGAGGAAGCGCTTCAGGAGAGCAATCAGACCCTGGAGGCGGTCGTCCAGTCGTCGCCGCTCGCCATCATTGTGATCGATCCGACCGGAAATGTTCAGATGTGGAATCCGGCCGCCGAGCAGATCCTCGGCTGGAGCGCACGGGAGGTCCTGGGACATCCGATCCCCATTCGCCCGGAAGAGACAAAGAAAGAGACCCGGAACAGGGGGGCGGAACGCGAGGTGAAGCGATTCGTCAACTTGGAGCGCCGGTATAAAAGGAAAGACGGCGTCTTGATCGACACCAGCATCTCGACCTCCCTTCTCTGCAACAACAATGGGGAGATCAGCGGCGTCATGTGGATCATCGCCGATATCACCGAGCGCAAGCGCGCGGAGGCGACGATCAAACAGATGGCCTATTACGACACCCTGACCGCGCTTCCCAACCGGACCCTTTTACACGATCGGCTGCAGCAAGCGATTCCGGCCGCCGCCGACGAAAATAAATCGGTCGGCCTGCTCCTTCTTGATTTAGACCGCTTCAGAGAGATCAACGACACCCTGGGGCACCCTCGGGGCGACGCGTTATTGCAACAGATCGGGCCGCGGCTGCACGCGGTCCTGCAACCCTCCGATACGATCGCACGTTTGGGCGGGGATGAATTCGCCGTGATGCTCCCCCGGATCGATTCCGAACAGGCGGCCCTCGCCGCGGGCCGGCTTCTCAAAGCCTTGGAGAAGCCTTTTTTGATCGAAGGGATTCCGATTGTGATCGAGGCGAGCATCGGCATCGCCCTCTCGCCGGAGCACGGCGAAAATCCCGACAGCCTGATTCAGCACGCCGACATCGCCATGTATGTCGCCAAGGAAAACAAAAAAGGGGTCGCCCTTTACTCCTCAAAGGTGGACAAACACAGCCCGCGCCGCCTCGCCCTTCTCGGAGAGCTGCGGGACGCGATTGAGAACAACCATCTCTTTCTGGTCTATCAGCCCAAGATCCACCTCTGGACCCGACGGGTGATCGGGGTGGAGGCGCTGGTCCGCTGGCAACATCCTCAGTACGGTGTGATCCCCCCCGATCAATTCATTACGATTGCGGAACATTCCGGACTCATTCAACCGCTCACCCTTTGGGTGGTGAAAACCGCGCTCGACCAATGCAAGATTTGGCAGCGGGAAGGGAAGGCTCCCAATGTGGCGGTCAATTTGTCCGCTCGGAACCTTGAAGATCCGGAACTTCCGGATCAAATCGCACGATTGTTGGAGGCCAGCGGCGTGGGATCGGCCTCTCTGAATCTGGAAATCACCGAAAGCGCCCTGATGGTCAACCCCGCGCAGGCGATGGAGACCTTAACCCGTCTGAACAACATGGAGATTCAGCTCTCGATCGACGATTTTGGCACCGGCTACTCGTCTTTAGGATATCTGAAAAAACTGCCGGTCCATCAGATCAAGATCGACAAATCATTCGTGAAAGAGATGGCGACCGACGAAGAGGATGCCATCATCGTCCGCTCGACGATCGAGCTCACCCATAATCTCGGTCTCAAAGTGGTGGCGGAGGGGGTGGAAAGCGAAGAGGTGCTGGAAAAACTCGCCGCGCTCGACTGCGACGCGGCGCAGGGATATCACATCAGCCGCCCCCTTCCCCCGTCCGAGCTGAATGCCTGGTTCACCGAAACGGCGCCGGCCAAGGGATGGAATCTGTGA